A genome region from Trichosurus vulpecula isolate mTriVul1 chromosome 5, mTriVul1.pri, whole genome shotgun sequence includes the following:
- the ZCRB1 gene encoding zinc finger CCHC-type and RNA-binding motif-containing protein 1 isoform X3, with product MTYTGVTIMKDKDTRKSKGVAFILFLDKESAQNCSRTLNNKQLFGRVIKASIAIDNGRAAEFIRRRNYFDKSRCYECGETGHLSYACPKNVLGEREPPKKKEKKKRKKIIELEEEIEEVEESEDEGEDPALDSLSQAIAFQQAKIEEDQQRWKPSAGEPSTSDDSRRPRIKKSAYFSDEEELSD from the exons aGTTACTATTATGAAAGACAAAGATACCAGGAAGAGTAAAGgtgttgcatttattttgtttttggataAAGAATCAGCACAAAACTGTTCGAGGACACTAAACAATAAGCAG TTATTTGGAAGAGTGATAAAAGCAAGCATTGCTATTGACAATGGAAGAGCTGCTGAGTTCATCCGAAGACGCAACTACTTTGATAAATCTAGGTGTTATGAATGTGGA GAAACAGGTCACCTAAGTTATGCTTGTCCTAAAAATGTGCTTGGAGAACGTGaaccaccaaaaaagaaagaaaagaaaaaaagaaagaaaattattgaactggAAGAAGAAAT TGAAGAAGTGGAAGAAAGTGAAGATGAAGGAGAAGACCCTGCTCTTGATAGCCTTAGCCAAGCCATAGCTTTCCAG CAAGCCAAAATTGAAGAAGACCAACAAAGATGGAAACCCAGTGCAGGGGAACCTTCAACATCAGATGATTCAAGACGCCCAAGGATAAAGAAAAGTGCATATTTCAGTGATGAGGAAGAACTTAGTGATTGA